The DNA segment CACCTCCAGGCTTCtgcttttctgtgtgtgtgtctgtacatgcATGAGCAATTGCTTTTGTGTCTATCCAAAAGAGGCTTAATATACAGGCAAAAAGTAGTCCCACGTGTCATTGGGCACAGCCAGACAGCTCAGCGTGGTGCTTCTACACTGGAGGTCTCATGATCTCAGCAATGGGCACGGATTCTTTAACAGGTCTGCTGAAGctccacacacagacacgcatgCACTCACCCCTTTCTTTATCTCTCAAGTTTCGTCGAGTGCAACCTGTACAGGCTGCCAGACGACTACATTCCTACCTGAATGGAAACTGatcttgtgtttaaaaaaaaaaaaaaaaaaggtgtgtgaaattcATGTTTATTATGCATGAGTCATCAGTCCAATCTTCAGGATCACGTTTGTTGCGAGTCAGTGTTGGTTGAGGATAAGCAGCTAATGATGCTTGTGTGTTGTTCAGATTTAGATCAGTGAACGTGAAAGCATGAACGCATTGTGCAGAAACACACTCTTACTGGGTGCTTCCACTATTCTCTCAGTCTTTGCAGATGCTTCGCAGCCTGAAATAAACCCTTGATGTTTAACACCTTGGTGACCACAGCCTCTTAGAGCTACAACTGACAAAGAAGCCAGCTGGTGtcttgaaaaagaaaacactatCCCTCTGTGTCACACTCAGCCTCTCTCAATCTGGCTCTCTTGCATCACTGTGGAGGACTAGTgggaatacaaaaataaaggaaGGGATTATTCACTgaagagaaaaaataaacaaaaatgtaaaaaatagacAAGTTcacaaataaattcacatttaaaataaacttaatgtgTAAAATGTGGCAATGGAAAAACTGTTATCAAcccataaatgtaaatgtttttttttttcttaaatgttttactcctattttaaatgtaaattagatACAGTAAAAGGATTTGGAATGTAGGAACAAATCAgttaattttaaaaatactttttttaagggtgtatttaaaattgtttatCATTATATTGTTTCATTTAACAAGAATTTTAGACTTGGTTCACTCAAAGAATTCTATTCTTTCAACAGTTACTCTCCCTCAtgacattccaaacctgtttgacctttattctgtggaacagtgcattttagttttttcttacaTACAGTGGAAGTCGATGGTACTTTATcttctttatctaaaaaaaaactttatcttaaaaaaaaatatatatatatatatatatgagattacATTTTGAAGATTACTCTTCAACCTGACAAAATCTGACATTGTGGAGCCAATTAATTGTATGCCACACAAGGTATACAATTCATTTGCTCCACAATGTCAGATTTTTGGAGCTAAATCTCTGTATAATTACAGTCATTCAGTTCAAGCAACTTGAGACTCTGGCATCAAAAAGTCACAATGAACGATAATCTGACGGAGAGCGGCTTCCACACCTCTCCCTGGAGCCCTGATGTCTCTCGCAGCAGATGTTTAAAGGCGACCACTTTCGTATGACAGCTCTGTTTCCCAGTGGAGCCCAGAATCAGCAGCTGAGACAGGCACCCTTGAGACGAGCACTCAAATGGTTAACTCTCACACGAGTCACAGGACACATCACAGTTTCAACAGACCGTAAACATGTTTGCCTTCATGAGCCAGTCTGGGCAGCGTGTATGTGTGGTTTGAGTCACGGTGCAGCCTACACAACAGCTGACACATCACACAACACACACGATATAATCAGAGCATCGGTAACTCATTCAATTAAAACGCAAACCATGACAAATTCTGCTTGAGAACTGTGTTTTGGATGCATGTTGTGTTCAAGCCGAGATGGCAGACCGTGTGTGAGTCCTTGAGAGCGTCGGGTCCCTGTCATGGACTTGGTGTGGTGGTGAGCATGTATTGTCTGGCTCAGCGAGGGTCTGACTGCTGCTCTCTCCACCAGCAATATGAGAAGTGACAGCCTGACAACCATAGCTAATGACGGGAGTGTCGTATTGAGTTGCCCTGATGTCCTGTGTGCATCAGTCGGAGAGCAGACCCACGGATTGGGTTTTGCCATCCGATCTCCGGAGTTGAACCTCTTAATAATTATTGATGGTCAAAGAATAAAAGCTAAGTGAGAATCTCAGTTTGAGAGATTGATCTGTTGGTGTAAATCTGCTCTTTTTGTGGGTCGAAAGGTCATTTTGGTGCATTCTCCCACTTGAGTCTTTCCTTAACTTGAGTTTAATTGTCATTTTGATGTGAATGGGTCTTTCTTATTTGAACCTCGTTTAACTTTTTTCAACTTTTTCCCCTTAAGTATTTTCTATAAATGAATTGTGAATGTAATTTGTtgtctttgcttttttttaattgcttacaGTCAGTATCAAAGCTCTTGAATTTGCCTTAACAGTCACTATTAGCATCGAGAGTAAACATGAAGTCACAATCCTGAGTGGACTCAATGAATTCGTAGTGAAGTTTTATGGACCACAAGGaagtaagtattttttttacttatttaaacacACGTTGAATTTAACCTCATGAAAACATTACAGGTCTTATTTCATCGTCCCCCACCTCCATTTCTCTTTACTTTAATGCGAAAATAACATActatagaaattaatttaaaaaaatttataatataaaaatgtatatacaatataGTAATTTGAATTGGAGGAATTATTTAATGCGTAATAGAAatactatgaaaaatataaatgtcgtaatatttacaaataaatatatttgtcataattgtaataataaaaaaaaattgtcatttttttttattacttataaaaatCAAAGGAAACTATACTATAATACTatactaaattattttcttttcataaaaaattaaGCACATACCCTCCATTTTctttattgtaaaacaaaaaaaaacattgtttataaattacttaaataaatacatacacgtacgtaaacatttattcatgaatataaaactgtaaggtccaggcactcggcccaaggaaggtatccggtgctggatgaaggtttcctgcgtgttcagtctttcagcgcgtaaagttattcagtttatgttaaactcaaatctgactccattttattatttaatctgactccattttcttatgacctcgaatttaggttgaaatgcaaattggttgtatgcctctttaattaatattcttctgacatttgataactctatttttatattaactcattcattcgggtgctcatgttgctaacaaggatacaacgtaatctactagtcaataattacagagtaagacagaatagaatcaaaatgtaacaatttatttacagtcaggtagatatgtattttgccaattacatatccaattgaaacacatcaaatcatatcaatacaaaacatcaaattctcaaagatgaatctaaaagtaaaatatgcatacctgaccttagaaaatacatagtatgaagtgaacagacacacaacacactacgggctttctggctacagaaatcgccctgatccttttcctgcaatcctttaaatacctcagaccaagacaaacatcccccgagatggagacagaaactaacaattggaatttgcattacctcaggtcccaagcctgggtggttttacaactcaatgggaacagggggtaatttacatggaggaccctagGAAAGGGCACTCCTATCAGATGCCCGTGTATGTtagtattgtctgtttctcaggagatcaaagtatctcaggttctttcgtccttacaaaaacaaaatcacattttatgTTATGACTACTACATGAATTACTATAATTATGATGacagttgtatttatttgtaaatactacagtCGTGTTATTTATGACTCATATTGtagtaatgaaaatgtaaaaaaaatctatatatacatttaatatttgcatatttaaacatgcaCATCTTACACAACTCTTGGTTTGGGACATGACGTCACAGTTTACAGCCTGCGACCCCGTCTTTAATGATCAGATCATCTGCTTTTACGATTAACGATCTTTCATTTCTCTGCTTTGAGATGTAGGAGCAGGTCTTATCTGTGGCTGGGCTTTACCTTTCGTAGTTTGAGCTACTGGCCACAAGGGTCAGATTGCACGGGGCTATTCTTGGAGCAAGCACACGTTGCACCATACCCTATATCGCACGCAGCACAGCTTCCCGTCCACATGTGTGTCATTCCACATATAATTCATAATCCTCTAATTAAATATTACGGTTACCCCCACACACTGTCACTTCTGAATACAAAGACCTCTTTGCTAGAGTTTGCATTATACGATTATTgcttgtcttttcatagtcttgATTACATGCTAGAACAGATGTGAATTGTTTCTTGAATAGTCATGTGTCTCTGTTTTTCCTGTCAGCTCCATATGAGGGGGGCGTATGGAAGGTGCGGGTAGATCTTCCAGACAAATACCCATTCAAATCTCCTTCTATAGGTAAAGTATTACTATACATTTATCCAAAAGTGGCAGCTGAGTGCCCTTTAAAAGTCACACACGTTGGTGTGGTGTATGAAATGAATGGGGGTACATTCAAAGGTGTGAAAGGTGAAAAAAGCATGTGACTTTACTGTGATGTCATATTTAATGGTCTGTAAAGATGGTAAAGGTTAGGAATGGCCTGTTGTGCAATCAAATGCTGTCCTTTGTGTCAAAGACCATTAGGTTGTTTGACATTTGTCACAATATTCATAACAATTAAGCATACTCCCTTTCTCCCGAAATCTTATTAATGctgtgcaacaaaaaaaaaaaaattaatgacattCATTAACCTATGCAActgaatgttttatttctatCTCCATCCATTCTTCTTCAATCTCTGTACAGGATTTATGAACAAGATTTTTCATCCGAACATCGATGAAGCGTAAGTCTCTTTTAgtctaaattagattttaaatttgCCTTTTTGTGTGCTCTTAGGAAAACATTAGAcctttttaatatgtattttaaccaCACATGTTATtcttaaacatttgttttaattctgtggaacataaaaggagatgttttgaagaatgttcatgctgctcttttccatatgtTTAAAACATAGTTACAACAATTTATGTCCAGTCTTTTAAAGTCATACtttagttttctctctctctgtatgtgtgtgtgtgtgtgtgtgtttttatttatttatccacctTTACACCCTGAAACATTTGGCATCAACGATGGCAGtctattttttttgctttttgttttcagctgtatttttttttttaatatggcatcattgtattattaatgttgataattatcattatttgtatatttttagtaaaaatatttttgaggtttcattaattttattgtgtatgtttatatatttctatatatatgtaattagttttattttagtgctTATATTTAAACCTGTATGGCCAAGCTAACATTTTCATGCACCgtattcatctaatatttatattttattccagcttttttttattacagaaatgtGTAGTTTTAGTTCAGTCATAGCACTAATTGTCAGCAAAAAGTTTTGTGTTCATGTGATATCTATTATTTTGATGTCTATTACCACAAAAAGCCATTGGACAGAGCAAAGAAAATGCTGTTTAGAAACGATTGCATTCCCACAAAATTCAACTGCTAACACTAAGTGAAAGTAAAACAATGTGATGGGTTTCATAGGAGTAGATCGAGGCATAATGTTAATTCTGGTCATATTGCCTACCCTCTAATGCCAAGACCATTATTCTTTGTCCAGGTCAGGGACCGTGTGTTTAGATGTGATCAACCAGACATGGACCGCTCTTTATGGTACGTATATGTGAGCATGGTCACTCTGCATGTGTTTGCTTTCatgaacattgataataaatgctCATAACTTGCACTGATGCTGCCTGAGGAGTAGAATAAAGTCTCCGGCCCCTTAGACAGGATCTCGGTGCCCTGTAATCCTCTTACCCTCTCTGAATGAGCTAATACCTGTCCTGCAAGGTCAGAAAACAGCACTAAACAACCACACTTAAGCGGCCTCATCCCACCAGTTATCTTTCACAACACCGCTGTCTGGTCTTTTTACAgatgtctgtctgtttttgtctatataataatgcaataattcaAATTGTACTATATGGTTAATTGATCTTTTATGCAGTAGTGTAATTAAGTTTGTTTGCTGCCTAGTTTTGATGAGATTTTGAAATACCTAATTCTGattggtttgtgtttttgtttgaataGTTGTATATACATTCTGGTCATCATTTGTATTAATGACCGGCTGACTGTATATTCTGGTATTTGGTTTAGATGTACTCAGCTGCTTTGTGCCATTGACCAGGTTGTGTTTGTGTAATAGAGTGACAGCTAGAACACACAGTACTGGctatgagagaaaaagagaaagacggAGAGAGATCTATGTCCACAGCCCCCACACGGAAAGGGAGATTAAGCCATAATCATGTCACTCAACACAAATCCTCCATTTTGTGCTGCACGCAGGGCTCATAAGACTTTTGCTCTGCTCCTGTATTAAAGGCtacttcctctctttctttctcctcacAGATCTCACCAATATCTTCGAGTCATTTTTGCCACAGTTGCTGGCCTACCCGAACCCCATCGACCCTCTGAACGGGGACGCCGCAGCCATGTACCTACAC comes from the Carassius auratus strain Wakin chromosome 4, ASM336829v1, whole genome shotgun sequence genome and includes:
- the LOC113063838 gene encoding ubiquitin-conjugating enzyme E2 H; the protein is MSSPSPGKRRMDTDVVKLIESKHEVTILSGLNEFVVKFYGPQGTPYEGGVWKVRVDLPDKYPFKSPSIGFMNKIFHPNIDEASGTVCLDVINQTWTALYDLTNIFESFLPQLLAYPNPIDPLNGDAAAMYLHRPEDYKQKIKEYIQKYATEEALKEQEEGAGDSSSESSMSDFSEDEAQDMEL